A part of Methanobacterium bryantii genomic DNA contains:
- the rpiA gene encoding ribose-5-phosphate isomerase RpiA, whose protein sequence is MELKRNVGYAAAKLVEDGNIVGLGTGSTTLYFLEKLGKRIIDEELEILGIPTSYQSFLLAKENGIPVTTLEEHSIDIAVDGADEVDSRLNLIKGGGAAHTMEKIVDSAADKFIVIVDDSKVVDKLGAFPVPVEVIPQACRTVSDHVKQFGGVPALRMGQRKGGPVITDNGNFVIDVKFESIEDPAYLEKELNYIPGVVENGIFFGVTDEVLVGSSEGIKSLKK, encoded by the coding sequence ATGGAACTTAAACGAAATGTAGGATATGCTGCTGCAAAATTAGTTGAAGATGGAAATATAGTGGGACTTGGAACTGGATCCACTACTCTTTATTTTTTAGAGAAGCTTGGAAAAAGGATTATAGATGAAGAACTTGAAATATTAGGTATTCCAACATCGTACCAATCTTTTTTACTTGCAAAGGAAAATGGAATTCCTGTAACCACCCTTGAAGAACATTCAATTGACATTGCAGTTGACGGTGCAGATGAAGTTGACAGCAGATTAAATCTGATAAAAGGCGGCGGAGCAGCTCATACAATGGAAAAAATCGTTGACAGCGCTGCAGATAAATTCATAGTTATTGTAGATGATTCTAAAGTGGTCGATAAACTTGGAGCATTCCCTGTACCTGTTGAAGTCATTCCACAAGCCTGCAGAACAGTCAGTGATCATGTAAAGCAGTTTGGAGGAGTCCCTGCTCTGAGAATGGGTCAAAGAAAAGGTGGGCCGGTTATAACAGATAACGGTAATTTTGTCATTGATGTTAAGTTTGAAAGTATTGAAGATCCTGCATATCTTGAAAAAGAGCTTAATTATATCCCTGGAGTTGTAGAAAATGGAATATTTTTTGGAGTAACAGATGAAGTTCTTGTAGGGTCATCTGAAGGGATTAAGTCACTGAAAAAATAA
- a CDS encoding pseudomurein-binding repeat-containing protein gives MALLIFSLSLMGIAGASASDVGAAQTQAVNNSTVYNLSINQTANNTLQTNTKSTTQAVANSTIKSTNKSQTQQTTVITSVSSQKQYAAAGETKTTINSTSFTVSQITDAAARVKAYIETNHVLPNYVTIGTTHVKMPDFLRLLTAGLLQLNNGTTTPITLKTVAAPAQSSEKITSGNIYKSDYVDLAKRVKTFIDANGITPNYANTNLGKLRYESLIYTYSKILNYYQTNKALPNYVSVKAWSTVTSAVSQARPVYITSDYINGATTDTNRINAIVNGLKALGINAYNAGLGANTHYSVLQNTSVPANALIVDVYGGADAGVIYEMGQSYYKKLVGTRKVFSVWMAPSSVNITGLAWLPRAHDDNYSPASFTGLAHPDQYLLNNGYNYIYSGDLNAIIAAIYKQATT, from the coding sequence ATGGCTTTATTAATATTCAGTCTGTCATTGATGGGTATCGCTGGTGCAAGTGCATCAGATGTGGGGGCTGCACAAACACAGGCTGTTAATAACAGTACTGTGTATAATTTAAGCATAAACCAAACAGCAAACAATACTTTACAGACAAATACTAAATCTACAACTCAAGCTGTGGCAAATTCAACTATAAAATCTACAAATAAAAGTCAAACACAGCAAACTACAGTAATTACCAGTGTTAGCAGTCAGAAACAATATGCTGCAGCAGGAGAAACAAAAACAACAATTAATTCAACAAGTTTTACTGTGAGTCAAATCACCGATGCAGCAGCCAGGGTCAAAGCATACATTGAAACCAACCATGTCCTTCCAAATTATGTGACAATTGGTACAACACATGTTAAAATGCCTGACTTCTTAAGACTGCTTACTGCAGGTTTACTGCAGTTAAACAACGGAACAACAACACCGATAACTTTAAAAACTGTCGCTGCTCCTGCACAATCCAGTGAAAAGATTACAAGTGGAAATATATACAAGTCAGATTATGTAGACCTTGCTAAAAGAGTTAAAACGTTTATAGATGCAAATGGTATAACACCAAATTATGCAAACACTAATCTTGGTAAATTAAGATATGAATCCTTGATTTATACATATTCAAAGATACTCAATTACTATCAAACAAACAAGGCATTACCAAATTACGTTTCAGTAAAAGCATGGTCAACAGTTACTTCAGCTGTATCACAGGCAAGACCTGTATATATAACAAGTGATTACATAAATGGAGCAACAACTGATACAAATAGAATCAACGCTATTGTAAATGGTTTAAAAGCACTGGGAATAAATGCATATAACGCAGGTTTAGGTGCTAATACACATTATTCCGTACTTCAAAATACAAGCGTACCTGCAAATGCTTTAATAGTTGATGTTTATGGTGGAGCAGATGCTGGTGTAATATATGAAATGGGACAAAGCTATTACAAGAAATTAGTTGGAACTAGAAAAGTATTCAGCGTCTGGATGGCCCCATCATCGGTTAATATAACTGGTTTAGCATGGCTACCACGGGCACATGATGATAATTATAGCCCTGCTAGTTTTACAGGACTGGCACACCCAGATCAATACCTGTTAAACAATGGATATAATTACATTTATTCTGGAGATTTGAATGCAATAATAGCTGCTATCTACAAACAAGCGACAACATAA
- a CDS encoding UPF0058 family protein, with protein sequence MYKDELIQLHQFLVYVLKSLEDENEVKEECEEYFRLNISPHHIHRTKAEHKYAIFVLSESISELIAKKNNSAAPSNIANGLSELAKRSKKELIRMHEDNALKYQKDKKMEMI encoded by the coding sequence ATGTATAAAGACGAACTTATACAACTACATCAGTTTTTGGTATATGTTTTAAAAAGTTTAGAAGATGAAAACGAAGTTAAAGAGGAATGCGAGGAATATTTCCGCCTTAACATAAGTCCACACCACATCCACCGAACAAAAGCAGAACACAAATATGCAATTTTTGTATTATCTGAATCTATTTCTGAATTAATAGCTAAGAAAAATAATAGTGCAGCACCATCAAATATTGCAAATGGTTTATCCGAACTAGCAAAAAGGTCCAAAAAAGAGTTAATTCGGATGCATGAAGACAATGCACTTAAATATCAAAAAGACAAGAAAATGGAAATGATTTAG
- a CDS encoding cyclic 2,3-diphosphoglycerate synthase has protein sequence MKGLRKMICLVDGEHYLPVTKSALDLLDSLEHNEIVAVIFIGGTEKLRETSEEGISEKLERPVHFGEDHHKIPYELIGEMIEKYDADVVMDLSDEPIVDYSKRFKLATVALERGIPYEGPDFKFDPLTEHDVLKKPSLKILGTGKRIGKTAVSAYAARLIHNKKYNPCIVAMGRGGPEKPEIVRGDLIKITPEYLMEQSNKGVHAASDHWEDALMSRILTIGCRRCGGGMVGDVFITNMKRGAELANGVDADFVIMEGSGAAIPPIKTNRHIVLVGANQPIQNLEEYFGPFRIKLADLIIITMCEEPMSSPEKVKRIEKFIKDINPEAEIISTVFRPKPLEDIKDKNILFATTAPDSIKDVLVTYLEDNYGCKVVGTTSHLSNRPLLQKDIEKYIDEADIMLTELKAAAVDVATKDALNAGLGVVYCDNIPMVCGGEAEQKELQDAIINVVEKSIADFKANRE, from the coding sequence ATGAAAGGTTTAAGGAAGATGATATGTTTAGTGGATGGTGAACATTATTTACCTGTTACAAAGTCTGCTCTAGATTTACTAGATAGTTTAGAGCACAATGAAATTGTTGCTGTTATTTTTATTGGGGGAACTGAAAAATTAAGGGAAACCTCTGAAGAAGGAATCTCTGAAAAGTTAGAAAGACCTGTTCATTTTGGTGAGGATCATCACAAAATTCCCTATGAATTAATAGGGGAAATGATCGAAAAATATGATGCTGACGTTGTTATGGATTTAAGTGATGAACCAATAGTTGATTATTCAAAACGTTTTAAACTTGCAACTGTTGCACTTGAGAGAGGGATTCCATACGAAGGCCCTGATTTTAAATTTGACCCCCTTACCGAGCATGATGTTTTAAAAAAACCATCACTTAAAATACTGGGTACTGGTAAAAGGATCGGTAAAACAGCAGTTTCGGCATATGCCGCCCGATTAATCCATAATAAAAAATATAACCCATGTATCGTTGCTATGGGTAGAGGCGGACCAGAAAAACCTGAAATTGTTCGCGGTGATTTAATAAAGATAACTCCCGAGTATTTAATGGAACAATCAAATAAAGGGGTGCATGCTGCTTCTGATCACTGGGAAGATGCCCTTATGAGCCGAATTTTAACCATTGGATGTAGAAGATGCGGCGGCGGAATGGTTGGAGATGTTTTTATAACCAACATGAAAAGGGGTGCAGAACTTGCAAATGGCGTTGATGCTGATTTTGTAATAATGGAAGGAAGTGGAGCTGCCATACCCCCTATTAAAACCAACCGCCATATTGTATTAGTGGGTGCCAATCAGCCAATTCAAAACCTGGAAGAATATTTCGGACCATTTAGAATAAAATTAGCAGATTTAATAATCATAACCATGTGTGAAGAACCAATGTCCAGTCCTGAGAAGGTTAAAAGGATTGAAAAATTCATAAAAGATATAAATCCAGAGGCTGAAATTATCTCAACTGTTTTTAGACCAAAACCACTGGAAGATATAAAGGATAAAAACATTCTTTTTGCTACAACAGCTCCAGATTCTATAAAGGATGTGCTGGTAACTTATCTTGAAGATAACTACGGCTGTAAAGTGGTAGGGACTACTTCCCACCTTTCAAACAGGCCGTTGCTGCAGAAAGATATTGAAAAATACATAGATGAAGCAGATATAATGCTCACCGAACTTAAAGCTGCGGCGGTAGATGTTGCAACAAAGGACGCCCTCAATGCAGGATTAGGTGTTGTATACTGTGATAATATACCTATGGTTTGTGGAGGAGAAGCAGAGCAGAAAGAGCTTCAAGATGCAATAATAAATGTTGTAGAAAAATCAATTGCTGATTTTAAAGCAAACAGGGAATAA
- a CDS encoding UPF0179 family protein: MITLIGKTLAEEGLKFMHYGASAECEACRFKSTCIDSLEEGRMYVVTEVKDTEHPCLIHDSGKVKVVEVERADIEALVDTKKAFEGSMLTFEFPECDKECTMRELCFPEGLYEGDKCKIIKSLGKPANECINGLKLSLVLLK; this comes from the coding sequence ATGATAACGCTCATTGGAAAAACTCTTGCAGAAGAGGGACTTAAATTCATGCATTATGGAGCTTCTGCAGAATGTGAAGCGTGTAGATTTAAAAGTACATGCATTGATTCTTTAGAAGAAGGAAGAATGTATGTAGTAACGGAGGTAAAAGACACAGAACACCCCTGTCTTATACATGATAGTGGAAAAGTTAAAGTTGTTGAGGTGGAAAGAGCAGATATTGAAGCACTTGTCGATACTAAAAAAGCATTTGAGGGGTCTATGCTTACCTTTGAATTTCCTGAATGCGATAAAGAATGTACAATGAGGGAATTATGTTTTCCAGAAGGTTTATATGAGGGCGATAAGTGTAAAATAATTAAATCCCTTGGAAAACCTGCTAATGAATGTATAAATGGATTAAAACTTAGTTTAGTGCTTTTAAAATAA
- a CDS encoding NAD(P)-dependent glycerol-1-phosphate dehydrogenase: MDFRKIQLPREIHTGEGVIEETGSICKDLMFKDKVLVVSGPNTLKIAGEKAIESLQNENFDVETFIIDNASKSAVLEVQEASKDVSVVLGIGGGRVIDVAKLAATRNNIQFISAPTAASHDGIASPRASIKNEKGSVSLEAQSPIGVIADTEIISQAPFRLLAAGCGDIVSNYTAVLDWKLSYRLLNEYYSDSASALSLMTAKMTLESADAIKEGHVESAALVVKALISSGMAISIAGTSRPASGSEHKFSHALDIVAPKPALHGEQCGIGTIMMMYLHGGDWKYIRDTLRTIKAPTTARELKLDPECIIEALTMAHTIRKERYTILGDRGLTKEAAEELATATGVI; the protein is encoded by the coding sequence ATGGACTTTAGGAAAATCCAACTACCACGAGAAATTCATACGGGCGAAGGAGTAATTGAAGAAACAGGTTCTATCTGTAAGGATCTCATGTTTAAAGATAAAGTTCTGGTGGTAAGCGGGCCAAATACCCTCAAGATAGCGGGAGAAAAGGCTATAGAAAGCCTTCAAAATGAAAATTTCGATGTTGAAACTTTTATAATTGATAATGCATCCAAATCAGCTGTTTTAGAAGTTCAGGAGGCATCAAAGGATGTGTCTGTGGTCCTAGGGATTGGTGGAGGTAGGGTAATAGATGTTGCAAAACTGGCGGCAACCCGAAATAACATTCAATTTATAAGTGCCCCAACTGCAGCTTCTCATGATGGAATTGCTTCACCAAGAGCTTCTATAAAGAATGAAAAAGGATCAGTATCTCTTGAAGCCCAATCGCCAATTGGTGTTATTGCAGATACAGAAATCATAAGTCAGGCTCCATTTAGGCTTCTTGCAGCTGGATGTGGGGATATAGTATCAAATTACACTGCTGTATTAGATTGGAAATTATCTTATAGGCTTTTAAATGAATATTACAGTGATTCTGCATCTGCATTATCACTTATGACAGCTAAAATGACTTTAGAATCTGCCGATGCAATAAAAGAGGGCCATGTAGAAAGTGCTGCTCTTGTTGTCAAGGCGCTCATAAGCAGCGGAATGGCCATAAGTATTGCAGGGACAAGCAGGCCTGCAAGCGGATCTGAACACAAGTTCAGCCATGCTTTAGATATTGTTGCACCTAAACCTGCATTACACGGTGAACAGTGCGGTATAGGTACTATAATGATGATGTATCTACATGGGGGAGATTGGAAATATATAAGAGATACCTTAAGGACTATAAAAGCTCCAACAACTGCACGTGAGCTAAAATTAGATCCAGAATGTATTATTGAAGCACTGACTATGGCCCATACAATTAGAAAGGAAAGGTATACTATTTTGGGAGATAGAGGACTTACAAAAGAAGCTGCTGAAGAACTTGCAACTGCAACTGGCGTTATCTAA
- a CDS encoding class I SAM-dependent methyltransferase, whose translation MTSLLKQYSDSSNFMARVELNRRFGINPYKWTLWLFDQIQFKKDAKILELGCGNGILWKSNLQKIPEDAHILLSDFSEGMLGDAKLTLGGAAERFEYEVIDAEQIPHPDNSFDVVIANLMLYHVPDRKKAISEISRVLKSGGVLYATTFGLNYMKELSDLVSNYDKNANCSLEPVARAFGLENGEKQLSESFGDIKLVKYEDGLEVTEAEPLVNYVLSFTRVKNVISGDKIIDFEDYIANILNENGKIQVEKKSGMFIAKRPY comes from the coding sequence ATGACATCACTTTTAAAACAGTATTCAGATTCAAGTAATTTTATGGCAAGGGTTGAATTAAACAGGCGATTTGGGATAAATCCCTATAAATGGACCTTATGGTTATTTGATCAGATTCAATTTAAAAAAGACGCTAAAATACTTGAGCTTGGATGTGGAAATGGAATATTATGGAAATCAAACCTTCAGAAGATACCTGAAGATGCGCACATTCTACTTTCTGATTTTTCAGAAGGTATGCTTGGTGATGCTAAACTCACTCTGGGCGGTGCTGCAGAAAGGTTTGAATATGAGGTAATAGATGCAGAGCAGATTCCACATCCTGATAATTCATTTGATGTGGTTATTGCAAACCTTATGCTTTACCATGTTCCTGACAGGAAAAAAGCAATATCTGAAATTAGTAGAGTTTTAAAGAGTGGCGGTGTGCTTTATGCAACTACTTTTGGCCTAAATTATATGAAAGAATTGAGTGATCTGGTATCTAATTATGATAAAAACGCTAACTGTTCATTGGAACCAGTTGCGCGTGCATTTGGTCTTGAAAATGGGGAAAAACAGTTAAGTGAATCTTTTGGAGATATAAAGCTCGTAAAATATGAAGATGGTCTGGAAGTAACCGAAGCTGAACCTTTAGTAAACTACGTTCTTTCATTTACAAGGGTTAAGAATGTTATAAGTGGTGATAAAATAATTGATTTTGAGGACTATATTGCAAATATTTTGAATGAAAATGGTAAAATCCAAGTTGAGAAAAAATCAGGCATGTTTATAGCTAAAAGGCCATATTAA
- a CDS encoding universal stress protein — translation MYKKILLPIDGSECAERAGGHAIWTSNVSGADIVVLYVVDTYFLRSAYLPNFRGELYDSLQKEGEKVVERFRKKLEESQCEGLCKGVKLKTEVTGGKPYEEILDAIRRESIDIVFMGSTGKHGCQKSSTFEGLNRTLFGSTTDRVLRSAKVPVVVVP, via the coding sequence ATGTACAAGAAAATATTACTGCCAATAGATGGATCTGAATGTGCAGAAAGGGCAGGAGGACACGCAATATGGACTTCCAATGTAAGCGGCGCTGATATTGTTGTTTTATATGTTGTCGACACTTATTTCCTGCGGTCAGCATATCTGCCAAATTTTAGAGGGGAATTATATGATAGTTTACAGAAGGAAGGAGAAAAGGTAGTAGAACGTTTTAGGAAAAAACTGGAAGAAAGTCAATGTGAAGGTTTATGTAAAGGGGTCAAATTAAAAACTGAAGTCACTGGTGGAAAACCATATGAAGAAATTCTCGATGCTATCCGGAGGGAAAGTATTGATATAGTATTTATGGGTTCTACTGGTAAGCACGGCTGTCAAAAATCATCGACTTTTGAAGGTCTAAATCGAACTTTATTTGGAAGTACCACAGATAGGGTACTGAGATCAGCAAAAGTTCCAGTTGTTGTAGTTCCATAA